Proteins found in one Paraburkholderia caballeronis genomic segment:
- a CDS encoding symmetrical bis(5'-nucleosyl)-tetraphosphatase: protein MTSNLNYPVPLAFGDLQGCRTPFRELLAKAAPAEDTPLWFAGDLINRGPDSLATLRDVIALGDRAVAVLGNHDLHLLSVSAGIRKSKKGDTIDDILSAPDVDDLLHWVRHRPIAHFDNGMLLVHAGVLPQWDVALTLELAHDLEKALRSDNWKETLAGLYGNEPNRWSKDLKGIERLRITCSALTRMRFCNRDGLMDFSASGGLDSAPPGFMPWFDVPGRKTRDVTVVFGHWAALGLTLRDNLIGLDSGCVWGNQLSAVRLAASADQRVVTQVQCTSCRAVSE from the coding sequence ATGACTTCCAACCTGAATTATCCCGTGCCACTCGCTTTCGGCGACCTGCAAGGTTGCCGCACTCCGTTTCGTGAACTGCTGGCGAAAGCCGCTCCCGCCGAAGACACGCCGCTATGGTTCGCCGGCGACCTGATCAATCGCGGCCCCGACTCGCTCGCCACGCTGCGCGACGTGATCGCGCTCGGCGATCGCGCAGTCGCGGTGCTCGGCAATCACGACCTGCATCTGCTGTCGGTATCCGCCGGCATCCGCAAGTCGAAGAAAGGCGACACGATCGACGACATCCTGTCCGCGCCGGACGTCGACGACCTGCTGCACTGGGTCCGCCACCGGCCGATCGCCCACTTCGACAACGGCATGCTGCTCGTGCACGCGGGTGTGCTGCCGCAGTGGGACGTCGCGTTGACGCTCGAACTCGCACACGATCTGGAAAAGGCGCTGCGCAGCGACAACTGGAAAGAAACGCTCGCCGGACTCTACGGCAACGAGCCGAATCGCTGGTCGAAGGACCTCAAAGGCATCGAGCGGCTACGCATCACGTGCAGCGCGCTGACGCGGATGCGTTTCTGCAATCGCGACGGTCTGATGGATTTCAGCGCGAGCGGCGGACTCGATTCAGCGCCGCCCGGCTTCATGCCGTGGTTCGACGTGCCGGGCCGCAAGACCCGCGACGTCACCGTCGTATTCGGGCACTGGGCCGCATTGGGCCTCACGCTGCGCGACAACCTGATCGGCCTCGACTCCGGCTGCGTCTGGGGCAACCAGCTGTCGGCCGTGCGACTGGCGGCGAGCGCCGATCAGCGCGTCGTCACGCAGGTGCAATGCACTAGCTGTCGCGCGGTCAGCGAATAG
- a CDS encoding 2OG-Fe(II) oxygenase produces MDRNVFGALIARRLEAEFARLREQWASTAPIPYFFVDDLLPDDLAMEIRAAFPDPSQMMLRRSLRELKYVSAQMNAHAPILEEIIFGFQMPEVVERVKEATGLRSLYPDEHLYAGGISMMGPGHFLNPHLDNSHDKDRARYRVLNLLYYVSPGWRLENGANLEVWPDGTKAEPATIVSRFNRLAVMVTNQHSWHSVSKNVSGEARCCVSNYYFSDHPAGDDDYFHPTSFRGRPEQPVRDVVLQADAAARAVVRRVFPKGMKATAHVYRKR; encoded by the coding sequence ATGGATCGCAACGTATTCGGCGCACTGATCGCGCGACGTCTCGAAGCGGAGTTTGCCCGCCTGCGCGAGCAATGGGCATCGACGGCGCCGATTCCCTATTTCTTTGTCGACGACCTGTTGCCCGACGATTTGGCGATGGAGATTCGCGCCGCGTTTCCGGACCCGTCGCAAATGATGTTGCGCCGGAGCCTGCGCGAACTGAAGTACGTGTCGGCGCAGATGAACGCTCACGCGCCGATTCTCGAAGAGATCATCTTCGGTTTTCAGATGCCCGAGGTTGTCGAGCGGGTCAAGGAAGCCACCGGGCTGCGCTCGCTTTATCCGGACGAGCATCTGTACGCGGGCGGCATATCGATGATGGGACCCGGCCACTTCCTGAACCCGCATCTCGACAACTCGCACGACAAGGATCGCGCGCGCTATCGCGTGCTGAACCTGCTCTATTACGTGTCGCCCGGCTGGCGGCTGGAAAACGGCGCGAACCTCGAAGTGTGGCCGGACGGCACGAAGGCGGAACCGGCCACGATCGTCAGCCGCTTCAACCGCCTTGCGGTGATGGTCACGAACCAGCATTCGTGGCATTCGGTGTCGAAGAACGTCAGCGGCGAAGCGCGCTGCTGCGTATCGAACTACTACTTTTCAGATCATCCGGCCGGCGACGACGATTACTTTCATCCGACGTCGTTCCGTGGTCGCCCGGAGCAGCCGGTGCGCGACGTCGTGCTGCAGGCCGACGCCGCCGCGCGTGCGGTGGTGCGCCGCGTGTTTCCGAAAGGGATGAAAGCGACGGCGCACGTGTACCGCAAGCGCTGA
- a CDS encoding lysophospholipid acyltransferase family protein, protein MILLIRKLRLLTHLMRGVVTVAVRFPRATPQQRMELNRAWSLKMLRLCGLNLVVHNDGARLDAGALVVSNHVSWIDIYVINAWRPTPFVSKAEIRQWPVVGYLAHQLDTVFIEREKRSDAKRIMHELAARLERGELMCVFPEGTTSDGLALKPFHSNMFQAAVSAGKPVQPICLMYEDALGRQSVAPAYIDDISLGQSLDALLRAGPITAHVYVGEALEPGADRRSLAARAEETVRGALEGMRGEAGDAASEIGRTVAQLH, encoded by the coding sequence ATGATTCTGCTCATTCGCAAGCTCCGGCTCCTTACGCATCTGATGCGCGGCGTGGTGACCGTCGCCGTGCGCTTTCCGCGCGCGACCCCCCAGCAGCGCATGGAACTGAACCGCGCGTGGTCGCTGAAGATGCTGCGGCTGTGCGGGCTGAACCTCGTCGTGCACAACGACGGCGCGCGGCTCGACGCGGGCGCGCTCGTCGTCAGCAATCACGTGTCGTGGATCGACATCTACGTGATCAACGCGTGGCGACCGACGCCGTTCGTGTCGAAGGCGGAGATCCGGCAGTGGCCGGTGGTCGGTTATCTCGCGCATCAACTGGACACCGTGTTCATCGAGCGCGAGAAGCGCAGCGACGCGAAGCGCATCATGCACGAACTGGCCGCGCGGCTCGAACGCGGCGAGCTGATGTGCGTGTTCCCGGAAGGCACGACGTCGGACGGGCTCGCGCTGAAGCCGTTCCACTCGAACATGTTCCAGGCGGCGGTGTCGGCCGGCAAGCCGGTGCAGCCGATCTGCCTGATGTACGAGGACGCGCTCGGGCGGCAGTCGGTGGCGCCCGCTTATATCGACGACATTTCGCTCGGACAGTCGCTCGACGCGCTGCTGAGGGCCGGGCCGATCACCGCGCACGTTTATGTCGGCGAGGCGCTGGAGCCTGGCGCGGACCGGCGGAGTCTCGCGGCGCGGGCGGAGGAGACGGTGAGGGGGGCGCTGGAGGGGATGCGGGGGGAAGCGGGGGATGCGGCGAGCGAGATCGGGCGCACCGTCGCACAATTGCACTAG
- a CDS encoding dihydroorotase, giving the protein MKIHIHGGTLIDPASGTEQQQDVYVAAGKIVALGRAPDGFQAAKTIDATGLVVAPGLVDLSARLREPGYEHKATLESEMAAAVAGGVTSLVCLPDTDPVLDEPGLVEMLKFRARNLDQAHVYPLGALTVGLKGQVITEMVELTEAGCVAFAQADVPIVDTQVMLRALQYASTYGYVAWLRPQDAYLAKGVAASGAVASRLGLSGVPVSAETIALHTLFELVRVTGARVHIAHLSSAAGVELMRAAKAERLPVTCDVTANHVHLIDNDIGYFDAQFRLDPPLRQQRDRDAIRAGLADGTIDAICSDHTPVDDDEKLLPFGEATPGSTGLELFLSLTTKWADEAGLPLAKALARVTSAPADVLKLPAGRIAPGAVADLCVFDPRAHWRVEPRALKSQGHNTPFLGYELPAVVHHTLVAGRVAFERR; this is encoded by the coding sequence ATGAAGATTCATATCCACGGCGGCACGCTGATCGACCCGGCGAGCGGCACCGAACAGCAGCAGGACGTGTACGTCGCGGCGGGCAAGATTGTCGCGCTCGGCCGCGCGCCGGACGGCTTCCAGGCCGCGAAGACGATCGACGCGACCGGGCTCGTCGTCGCGCCGGGCCTCGTCGACCTGAGCGCGCGGCTGCGCGAGCCGGGTTACGAGCACAAGGCGACGCTCGAATCGGAGATGGCCGCGGCGGTGGCCGGCGGCGTCACGAGCCTCGTGTGCCTGCCGGACACCGACCCGGTGCTCGACGAACCCGGTCTCGTCGAGATGCTGAAGTTCCGCGCGCGCAATCTCGACCAGGCGCACGTGTACCCGCTCGGCGCGCTGACCGTCGGGCTGAAGGGGCAGGTCATCACCGAGATGGTCGAGTTGACCGAGGCCGGTTGCGTCGCGTTCGCGCAGGCGGACGTGCCGATCGTCGACACCCAGGTGATGCTGCGCGCGCTGCAGTACGCGAGCACGTATGGCTACGTCGCATGGCTGCGGCCGCAGGATGCGTATCTCGCGAAGGGCGTCGCCGCGAGCGGCGCGGTCGCGTCGCGGCTCGGGCTGTCCGGCGTGCCGGTCAGCGCGGAGACGATCGCGCTGCACACGCTGTTCGAACTCGTGCGCGTGACCGGCGCGCGCGTGCACATCGCGCATCTGTCGTCGGCGGCCGGCGTCGAGCTGATGCGCGCGGCGAAGGCCGAACGGCTGCCTGTTACGTGCGACGTGACCGCGAACCACGTGCATCTGATCGACAACGACATCGGCTACTTCGACGCGCAGTTCCGGCTCGATCCGCCGCTGCGCCAGCAGCGCGATCGCGACGCGATCCGCGCGGGCCTCGCGGACGGCACGATCGACGCGATCTGCTCCGACCACACGCCGGTCGACGACGACGAAAAGCTGCTGCCGTTCGGCGAGGCGACGCCGGGTTCGACCGGGCTCGAACTGTTCCTGTCGCTGACGACGAAGTGGGCCGACGAGGCGGGTCTGCCGCTCGCGAAGGCGCTCGCGCGCGTGACGTCCGCGCCGGCCGACGTGCTGAAGCTGCCTGCCGGGCGCATCGCGCCGGGCGCGGTCGCGGACCTGTGCGTGTTCGATCCGCGCGCGCACTGGCGCGTCGAGCCGCGCGCGCTGAAGAGCCAGGGGCACAATACGCCGTTCCTCGGCTACGAACTGCCGGCCGTCGTGCACCATACGCTCGTGGCCGGACGCGTCGCGTTCGAGCGGCGCTGA
- a CDS encoding aspartate carbamoyltransferase catalytic subunit, translating to MNTQPTPDTAAGPFRYGFLKGNPQLTKNGELKHLLTIEGLPRAIVTHILDTAAQFVSVTDREVKKVPLLRGKSVFNLFFENSTRTRTTFEIAATRLSADVLNLNINASSTSKGESLLDTIGNLSAMHADMFVVRHASSGAPYLIAQHCAPHVHVINAGDGRHAHPTQGLLDMYTIRHYKRDFTNLRVAIVGDILHSRVARSDIHALTTLGVPEVRAIGPRTLLPGGLEQMGVRVFHNLDEGLKDVDVIIMLRLQNERMSGALLPSAQEYFKSWGLTPERLALAKPDAIVMHPGPMNRGVEIDSQVADGPQSVILNQVTFGIAVRMAVMGIVAGNSD from the coding sequence ATGAACACTCAGCCCACTCCGGACACGGCTGCCGGGCCATTCCGCTACGGCTTCCTGAAGGGCAATCCGCAGCTCACGAAGAACGGCGAACTGAAGCACCTGCTGACGATCGAGGGCCTGCCGCGCGCGATCGTCACGCACATCCTCGACACCGCCGCGCAGTTCGTCAGCGTGACGGACCGCGAGGTGAAGAAGGTGCCGCTGCTGCGCGGCAAGTCCGTGTTCAACCTGTTCTTCGAGAACTCGACGCGCACCCGCACCACGTTCGAGATCGCCGCGACGCGGCTGTCGGCCGACGTGCTGAACCTGAACATCAACGCGTCGTCGACGAGCAAGGGCGAATCGCTGCTCGACACGATCGGCAACCTGTCGGCGATGCACGCGGACATGTTCGTCGTGCGCCACGCGTCGAGCGGCGCGCCGTACCTGATCGCGCAGCACTGCGCGCCGCACGTGCACGTGATCAACGCTGGCGACGGTCGGCACGCGCACCCGACGCAGGGGCTGCTCGACATGTACACGATCCGCCATTACAAGCGCGACTTCACGAACCTGCGCGTCGCGATCGTCGGCGACATCCTGCACTCGCGCGTCGCGCGCTCGGACATCCACGCGCTGACCACGCTCGGCGTGCCGGAAGTGCGCGCGATCGGCCCGCGCACGCTGCTGCCGGGCGGCCTCGAACAGATGGGCGTGCGCGTGTTCCACAACCTCGACGAAGGGCTGAAGGACGTCGACGTGATCATCATGCTCCGGCTCCAGAACGAGCGGATGAGCGGCGCGCTGCTGCCGTCCGCGCAGGAGTATTTCAAGAGCTGGGGCCTCACGCCGGAGCGGCTCGCGCTCGCGAAGCCCGATGCGATCGTGATGCACCCGGGGCCGATGAACCGCGGCGTCGAGATCGACTCGCAGGTCGCGGACGGCCCGCAGTCGGTGATCCTGAACCAGGTGACCTTCGGGATCGCGGTGCGGATGGCGGTGATGGGCATCGTCGCCGGCAACAGCGACTGA
- the pyrR gene encoding bifunctional pyr operon transcriptional regulator/uracil phosphoribosyltransferase PyrR, with the protein MSNLTDVPAVPDAEALYRAVLEQLRAAHGDAFGRAGGVALAGIYSGGAWLAGRLARDLGASEWGVVNVALHRDDYAKKGLHTQASPTSLPFDVNGSRIVLVDDVLYTGRTVRAALNELYDYGRPASVELAVLADRGGRELPVAARFVGGVVDVPRGATLVLAHGDDDRFAFHVEPQDA; encoded by the coding sequence ATGAGCAACCTGACCGACGTTCCCGCCGTCCCCGACGCCGAGGCGCTGTATCGCGCCGTCCTCGAACAACTGCGCGCCGCGCACGGCGACGCGTTCGGCCGCGCCGGCGGCGTCGCGCTCGCCGGGATTTACAGCGGCGGCGCATGGCTCGCCGGCCGGCTCGCGCGCGACCTCGGCGCGAGCGAGTGGGGCGTCGTGAACGTCGCGCTGCATCGCGACGACTACGCGAAGAAAGGTTTGCATACGCAGGCGAGCCCGACGTCGCTGCCGTTCGACGTGAACGGCAGCCGCATCGTGCTCGTCGACGACGTGCTGTACACCGGCCGCACCGTGCGCGCCGCGTTGAACGAGCTGTACGACTACGGCCGGCCCGCGTCGGTCGAACTCGCGGTGCTCGCCGATCGCGGCGGACGCGAACTGCCGGTCGCCGCGCGCTTCGTCGGCGGCGTCGTCGACGTGCCGCGCGGCGCGACGCTCGTGCTCGCACACGGCGACGACGACCGCTTCGCGTTCCACGTCGAGCCGCAGGACGCGTGA
- the ruvX gene encoding Holliday junction resolvase RuvX: MSVAAGREATLLAFDYGERRIGVALGNALTRSARPLTVIPNRSRDYRFDAIAALLREWQPDHLIVGLPTHPDGAPHAMTQHAKRFGNQLNGRFNLPVTWVDERYSSVDAEARLRERGEDLDQLDAEAACVILQQYLDELSDSPT, encoded by the coding sequence ATGAGCGTCGCCGCCGGGCGTGAGGCGACGCTGCTCGCGTTCGACTACGGCGAAAGACGCATCGGCGTCGCGCTCGGCAACGCGCTCACGCGCAGCGCGCGGCCGCTGACCGTGATTCCCAACCGCAGCCGCGACTACCGTTTCGATGCGATCGCCGCGCTGCTGCGCGAGTGGCAGCCGGACCATCTGATCGTCGGTCTGCCGACGCATCCGGACGGCGCGCCTCACGCGATGACGCAGCACGCGAAACGCTTCGGCAACCAGCTTAACGGCCGCTTCAACCTGCCTGTGACCTGGGTCGACGAACGTTATTCGTCGGTCGACGCCGAGGCGCGGCTGCGCGAGCGCGGCGAGGACCTGGACCAGCTCGACGCCGAAGCCGCGTGCGTGATCCTTCAGCAGTATCTGGACGAACTTTCCGATTCGCCGACATGA
- a CDS encoding YqgE/AlgH family protein translates to MSKSNDRINLTNQFLIAMPNMADPTFSGTVVYLCDHSERGALGLVINRPTDIDLQALFSRIDLKLEIEPLMHVPVYFGGPVQTERGFVLHAAAEGTSYTSSMSVPGGLEMTTSKDVLEAVANGNGPERFLLTLGHAGWGAGQLEDEISKNGWLTVEADPKIVFEVPAEERFEAALALLGISSTMLSGEAGHA, encoded by the coding sequence ATGTCCAAGAGTAACGATCGCATCAACCTGACCAACCAGTTCCTGATCGCCATGCCGAACATGGCGGACCCCACGTTTTCAGGGACGGTGGTGTACCTGTGCGATCACAGCGAGCGCGGCGCGCTCGGTCTCGTTATCAATCGTCCGACCGACATCGACCTGCAGGCGCTCTTCAGCCGCATCGACCTCAAGCTCGAAATCGAACCGCTGATGCACGTGCCCGTCTATTTCGGCGGCCCGGTGCAGACCGAGCGCGGCTTCGTGCTGCACGCGGCCGCGGAGGGCACGAGCTACACGTCGTCGATGTCGGTGCCCGGCGGCCTCGAAATGACCACGTCGAAGGACGTGCTCGAAGCCGTCGCGAACGGCAACGGCCCCGAACGCTTCCTGCTGACGCTCGGTCACGCGGGCTGGGGCGCCGGCCAACTGGAAGACGAAATCTCGAAGAACGGCTGGCTCACCGTCGAGGCCGACCCGAAGATCGTGTTCGAGGTGCCCGCCGAGGAACGCTTCGAGGCGGCGCTCGCGCTGCTCGGCATCTCGTCGACGATGCTGTCGGGCGAAGCGGGTCACGCATGA
- a CDS encoding rubredoxin, with protein MEYRSWMCLICGWIYDEEAGLPEEGIAPGTRWEDVPINWTCPECGARKEDFEMVQI; from the coding sequence ATGGAATACAGAAGCTGGATGTGCCTGATCTGTGGCTGGATCTACGACGAAGAAGCCGGTTTGCCCGAAGAAGGTATTGCGCCCGGCACCCGCTGGGAGGACGTGCCGATCAACTGGACGTGTCCCGAGTGCGGCGCGCGCAAGGAAGACTTCGAGATGGTCCAGATCTGA
- the thiD gene encoding bifunctional hydroxymethylpyrimidine kinase/phosphomethylpyrimidine kinase: MSSDTPPIVLTFGLSDPTGGGGLQADLLTLASMGCHGVSVLTGYTVRDSAGCEEVTGLDPDTVATQARMLLEDMPIAAFKVGAAARAEVVSAIAEVVADYDDIPLILVPDFTLDDEHVLAADELRETIADLLAPQTTLLVADASTLLALAQPDGDAEAPSIDAAISHLLSQGCEYVLSTETGTHRIVNTLFSEDGQLRQDLWDRAMQPMMGLADTLGAAIAALLANGQEPAEAVREAQEYVYQAVRNAFRPGMGAWLPDRFFWARSNDDDTPAGDKKGAPSGEARH; the protein is encoded by the coding sequence ATGTCCAGCGACACCCCTCCCATCGTCCTCACCTTCGGCCTGTCCGACCCGACCGGCGGCGGCGGCCTGCAAGCCGACCTGCTGACGCTCGCGAGCATGGGCTGCCACGGCGTCAGCGTGCTCACCGGCTACACGGTGCGCGACTCGGCAGGCTGCGAAGAGGTCACCGGCCTCGATCCGGACACGGTCGCGACCCAGGCGCGGATGCTGCTGGAAGACATGCCGATCGCCGCGTTCAAGGTCGGCGCGGCGGCGCGCGCGGAAGTGGTCAGCGCGATCGCCGAAGTGGTCGCCGACTACGACGACATCCCGCTGATCCTCGTGCCGGACTTCACGCTCGACGACGAGCACGTGCTCGCCGCGGACGAGTTGCGCGAGACGATCGCCGACCTGCTCGCGCCGCAGACGACGCTGCTCGTCGCGGACGCATCGACGCTGCTCGCGCTCGCGCAGCCGGACGGCGACGCGGAAGCGCCGAGCATCGACGCGGCGATCTCGCATCTGCTGTCGCAAGGGTGCGAATACGTGCTGTCCACCGAGACCGGCACGCATCGCATCGTGAACACGCTGTTCAGCGAGGACGGCCAGTTGCGCCAGGACCTGTGGGATCGCGCGATGCAGCCGATGATGGGCCTGGCCGACACGCTCGGCGCGGCGATCGCGGCGTTGCTCGCGAACGGCCAGGAGCCGGCCGAGGCGGTGCGCGAAGCGCAGGAGTACGTGTATCAGGCGGTGCGCAACGCGTTCCGTCCGGGCATGGGCGCGTGGCTGCCGGACCGCTTTTTCTGGGCGCGCAGCAACGACGACGACACGCCGGCCGGCGACAAGAAGGGCGCACCGTCCGGCGAGGCGAGGCACTGA
- the groL gene encoding chaperonin GroEL (60 kDa chaperone family; promotes refolding of misfolded polypeptides especially under stressful conditions; forms two stacked rings of heptamers to form a barrel-shaped 14mer; ends can be capped by GroES; misfolded proteins enter the barrel where they are refolded when GroES binds) produces the protein MAAKDVVFGDSARAKMVEGVNILANAVKVTLGPKGRNVVLERSFGGPTVTKDGVSVAKEIELKDKLQNMGAQMVKEVASKTSDNAGDGTTTATVLAQSIVREGMKYVASGMNPMDLKRGIDKAVTAAIEELRKISKPCTTNKEIAQVGSISANSDSSIGDRIAEAMDKVGKEGVITVEDGKSLSDELDVVEGMQFDRGYLSPYFINNPDKQVAVLENPFVLLHDKKVSNIRDLLPVLEQVAKAGRPLLIIAEDVEGEALATLVVNNIRGILKTVAVKAPGFGDRRKAMLEDIAILTGGQVIAEETGLTLEKATLQELGQAKRIEVGKENTTIIDGAGEAASIEARVKQIRTQIEEATSDYDREKLQERVAKLAGGVAVIKVGAATEVEMKEKKARVEDALHATRAAVEEGIVPGGGVALIRARLAIASVKGDNADQDAGIKIVLRAMEEPLRQIVTNGGEEASVVVAAVAAGTGNYGYNAATGEYGDLVEAGVVDPTKVTRTALQNAASVAGLLLTTDAAVAELPKEDAPMAGGMPGGMGGMGMDM, from the coding sequence ATGGCAGCTAAAGACGTCGTATTCGGCGATTCCGCTCGTGCCAAGATGGTCGAAGGCGTGAACATTCTCGCCAACGCAGTGAAGGTCACGCTGGGTCCGAAGGGCCGCAACGTGGTGCTGGAGCGCAGCTTCGGCGGCCCGACCGTCACGAAGGACGGTGTGTCGGTCGCGAAGGAAATCGAGCTGAAGGACAAGCTCCAGAACATGGGCGCGCAGATGGTCAAGGAAGTCGCGTCCAAGACCAGCGACAACGCCGGCGACGGCACGACGACGGCGACGGTGCTCGCCCAGTCGATCGTCCGCGAAGGCATGAAGTACGTCGCATCGGGCATGAACCCGATGGACCTGAAGCGCGGCATCGACAAGGCCGTGACGGCCGCGATCGAAGAACTGCGCAAGATCAGCAAGCCGTGCACGACGAACAAGGAAATCGCGCAGGTCGGCTCGATCTCGGCGAACAGCGACTCGTCGATCGGCGATCGCATCGCTGAAGCGATGGACAAGGTCGGCAAGGAAGGCGTGATCACCGTCGAAGACGGCAAGTCGCTGTCGGACGAGCTGGACGTGGTCGAGGGCATGCAGTTCGACCGCGGCTACCTGTCGCCGTACTTCATCAACAACCCGGACAAGCAGGTCGCCGTCCTCGAAAACCCGTTCGTGCTGCTGCACGACAAGAAGGTGTCGAACATCCGTGATCTGCTGCCGGTGCTGGAGCAGGTCGCGAAGGCTGGCCGTCCGCTGCTGATCATCGCTGAAGACGTCGAAGGCGAAGCGCTCGCGACGCTGGTCGTCAACAACATCCGCGGCATCCTGAAGACCGTTGCCGTGAAGGCGCCGGGCTTCGGCGACCGTCGCAAGGCGATGCTGGAAGACATCGCGATCCTGACCGGCGGCCAGGTGATCGCGGAAGAAACCGGCCTGACGCTCGAAAAGGCGACGCTGCAAGAACTGGGTCAAGCCAAGCGCATCGAAGTGGGCAAGGAAAACACGACGATCATCGACGGCGCCGGCGAAGCGGCGAGCATCGAAGCGCGCGTGAAGCAGATCCGCACGCAGATCGAAGAAGCGACGTCGGACTACGACCGCGAAAAGCTGCAGGAACGTGTCGCGAAGCTGGCGGGCGGCGTTGCGGTGATCAAGGTCGGTGCCGCGACCGAAGTCGAAATGAAGGAAAAGAAGGCACGCGTCGAAGACGCGCTGCACGCCACGCGCGCAGCCGTTGAAGAAGGCATCGTGCCGGGCGGCGGCGTCGCGCTGATCCGCGCGCGTCTGGCGATCGCCAGCGTGAAGGGCGACAACGCCGACCAGGACGCAGGCATCAAGATCGTGCTGCGCGCGATGGAAGAGCCGCTGCGCCAGATCGTGACGAACGGCGGCGAAGAAGCCAGCGTCGTAGTCGCGGCAGTCGCGGCCGGCACCGGCAACTACGGCTACAACGCGGCGACCGGCGAGTACGGCGACCTGGTTGAAGCCGGCGTCGTCGATCCGACGAAGGTCACGCGCACCGCGCTGCAAAACGCGGCATCGGTCGCCGGCCTGCTGCTGACGACGGACGCAGCGGTTGCCGAACTGCCGAAGGAAGATGCTCCGATGGCGGGCGGCATGCCCGGCGGCATGGGCGGCATGGGCATGGACATGTAA
- the groES gene encoding co-chaperone GroES, which yields MNLRPLHDRVIVKRLDQETKTASGIVIPDAAAEKPDQGEVLAIGPGKRDDKGAHIVLDVKVGDRVLFGKYAGQTVKVDGQELLVMREEDIMAVVNK from the coding sequence ATGAACCTTCGTCCTTTGCATGACCGCGTGATCGTCAAGCGCCTCGATCAGGAAACCAAGACCGCCTCGGGCATCGTGATCCCGGATGCGGCCGCAGAAAAGCCGGACCAGGGTGAAGTGCTGGCCATCGGCCCGGGCAAGCGCGACGACAAGGGCGCGCACATCGTGCTCGACGTGAAGGTCGGCGACCGCGTGCTGTTCGGCAAGTATGCCGGCCAGACCGTCAAGGTCGACGGGCAGGAACTGCTCGTGATGCGCGAAGAAGACATCATGGCCGTGGTGAACAAGTAA